ATCGACAGCGAACAGGACACCAGCGTCGGCGGCAGCGACGAGGCCTGGGACTGCGGTACCCTGCGCTACGTGCGCGTGGAGTTCGGCGGCGCCGAGCTCTCCAACGGGCGAAAAGCCCTCAAAGGCATCACCCTGGCCGGCTGCGGCAGCGACACCACCATCGAATACGTGCAAACCCACCTGAGCGACGATGATGGCATCGCTGTCTTCGGTGGAAGCGTTGATCTGCGCTACGCCGTGAGCACCCGCGCACAGGACGATGGCCTCGACGTCGACACCGGATGGCGCGGCACCGCACAGTTTTTGGCCATTCAACAAGATATCAACAGTCGCGAAGGCATCGAGATCGAAAACCTCGCTGAAGATACCGATGCTCTGCCCCAGACCGACGCGCGCATCTACAACTTCACCATCATTGGCTTCAATCGTGACGGCGATCGTCAGCGCGGCATCTACTACAAACTCGGCGGCCTGGGCACGCTCTCCCATGGCATCGTCATCGGTCAGGACGGCGCCGGACTGCATATCGAAGGCCCAGAATCCATCGCACACGCCAATGAAGGCCGCGTCATCGTCGAGAACACCCTCTTCTTCAACCAGGGCGCAAGCGGCGAGGAGCACTTCGAACCCGATGTTCCCGGCGACGAGTCCCCTTCGCTGGGCGACTACAGCGCGTACCAGACCGCTGAGACAGGAAACCGCTTCGGCGTCGACCCGGGCTTTGCCGACCCGTACAACCTCGGCAACCCCACCTGGATCCCGGCCGCGGAGCACACCACCGACCGCGATCTTGTGCGTCCCCCGGAAGGTTTCGACCCGACCGCGGTTTACCTCGGAGCCTTCTCGCCAAGCGCCGCTCCCTGGACCGAAGGCTGGACCTCCTACCCTCTCAACTGATTCGGAATCCCTCGCCAGATGCTCCACGACCTGATGGGGGGGCCTGAAAGAGCGCCGTCTGCGGACGTGTGACACACATCACGCCCCACGCATGTCCCCTCCGGACGTCCTGTCCGCACGCAGGCTTCCCATCATGCCCAGACTCTACCTCTTTGCGGTCGGTCTTCTGAAGACCGCCCGGGCCGCTGGCCTTAAAGCCTCCAACGGCTTCCGTCGCCGGCTCCCCGCGCTACATACGATGATCGCCGTGGTCGGCAGTTTCGGACTGCTTTCACGGGCCCTTCACACGCTTCTCCCGGGCACCGCCAATGCTGCCCGGGCGGGTATCGGTGCGGCGGGAGCCGCGGTCTTCAGGCAGTTCATCTTCAACAAGACAACGAGCAATGGCCGCATAGGCTTCCGGTCAGCGGTGCGCCTGGCCTCTAGCTAACGCCCCCCGTTGACCGCCCCGCACGTGTGTTACCGCATGATGCGAAGGCCTTAAAAATGCCTCCCGCTC
This DNA window, taken from Lujinxingia sediminis, encodes the following:
- a CDS encoding SMR family transporter produces the protein MPRLYLFAVGLLKTARAAGLKASNGFRRRLPALHTMIAVVGSFGLLSRALHTLLPGTANAARAGIGAAGAAVFRQFIFNKTTSNGRIGFRSAVRLASS